One Fibrobacter sp. UWT2 genomic region harbors:
- the thrS gene encoding threonine--tRNA ligase, with product MSQIELTFPDGSVRSVASGTTGLEIAKGISEGLARKALGVKLGDKVLDLTRPLTESGTIKIITPSNDDPDALMLLRHSCSHVLAEAICDLFPGTKLAYGPAIEKGFYYDLMTPTPIQQSDFERIEKRMKEIIKEDRPFVRCEVSAADGLKRTEGDKYKTDNAERALAREGSDGTLSFYVTGEPGKNFEDLCAGPHVPSTGKLKNFKVLSMSGAYWHGDQNSDQLTRVYGTCFADKEGLETYLKFLEEAEKRDHRKIGKEMDLYHIEDHSPGMVFWHPKGTKMVNALKDYIRGKIDRRGYLEVITPEIVNKTLWIKSGHADKYNENMFKTLAGDVEMAVKPMNCPCHIQIFNTGLRSWRDLPMRLAEFGKCHRYEPAGTMHGLMRVRGFVQDDAHIFCTEDQIASEVADFCALVKEIYHDFGFDDIVVKFSTRPEKRVGSDEIWDKAEAALAEATKLAGLDYILNPGEGAFYGPKLEFTLKDSLGRDWQCGTIQVDFNLPQRLGAEYVGKDNQKHIPVMLHRAAVGSIERFLGILIEEFMGDFPLWLAPVQARVLPISEKFVDYAKQVEKELVNAGVRVEVDESNEKLGYKIRQCELQKIPYKIIVGEKEQAEGVIAVNKRKEGDKGQMTVADFLKMTEEDRKVVR from the coding sequence TTGGCGTCAAACTTGGCGATAAGGTCCTCGACCTCACGCGCCCGCTCACCGAGAGCGGCACCATCAAGATTATCACGCCGAGCAACGACGACCCGGATGCTCTGATGCTCCTGCGTCACAGCTGCAGCCACGTGCTTGCCGAAGCCATCTGCGACCTGTTCCCGGGCACCAAGCTCGCCTACGGTCCGGCTATCGAAAAGGGTTTCTACTACGATTTGATGACACCGACCCCGATCCAGCAGTCGGATTTCGAGCGCATCGAAAAGCGCATGAAGGAAATCATCAAGGAAGACCGTCCGTTCGTGCGTTGCGAAGTTAGCGCCGCCGATGGCCTGAAGCGCACCGAGGGCGACAAATACAAGACGGATAACGCTGAACGCGCTCTCGCCCGCGAAGGTAGCGACGGTACGCTCAGCTTTTACGTGACTGGCGAACCGGGCAAGAACTTTGAAGACCTCTGTGCCGGCCCCCACGTGCCTTCTACCGGCAAGCTCAAGAATTTCAAGGTGCTCTCGATGTCGGGCGCCTACTGGCACGGCGACCAGAACAGCGACCAGCTGACCCGCGTGTACGGGACCTGCTTTGCCGACAAGGAAGGTCTCGAAACTTACCTGAAGTTCCTCGAAGAAGCCGAAAAGCGCGACCACCGCAAGATCGGCAAGGAAATGGACCTCTACCACATCGAAGACCATTCTCCGGGCATGGTGTTCTGGCACCCGAAGGGCACCAAGATGGTGAACGCCCTCAAGGACTACATCCGTGGCAAGATTGACCGTCGTGGCTACCTCGAAGTGATCACGCCGGAAATCGTGAACAAGACTTTGTGGATCAAGTCCGGCCACGCTGACAAGTACAACGAGAACATGTTCAAGACGCTGGCTGGCGACGTGGAAATGGCTGTGAAGCCGATGAACTGCCCCTGCCACATCCAGATTTTCAACACTGGGCTCCGCAGCTGGCGCGACCTTCCGATGCGCCTTGCCGAATTCGGTAAGTGCCACCGTTACGAACCTGCCGGCACCATGCACGGCCTGATGCGCGTGCGCGGCTTTGTGCAGGATGACGCCCACATCTTCTGTACCGAAGACCAGATTGCAAGCGAAGTGGCCGACTTCTGCGCCCTCGTCAAGGAAATCTACCACGACTTCGGTTTCGACGATATCGTGGTGAAGTTCTCCACCCGCCCGGAAAAGCGCGTGGGTTCCGACGAAATCTGGGACAAGGCTGAAGCCGCCCTCGCCGAAGCCACGAAGCTCGCTGGCCTCGACTACATCCTGAACCCGGGCGAAGGCGCCTTCTACGGCCCGAAGCTTGAATTCACGCTGAAGGACAGCCTCGGTCGTGACTGGCAGTGCGGTACCATCCAGGTGGACTTCAACCTCCCGCAGCGTCTGGGTGCCGAGTATGTCGGCAAGGACAACCAGAAGCACATTCCGGTGATGTTGCACCGTGCGGCCGTGGGTTCCATCGAACGCTTCCTCGGTATTCTTATCGAAGAATTCATGGGCGATTTCCCGCTGTGGCTCGCTCCGGTTCAGGCCCGCGTGCTCCCGATTTCTGAAAAGTTCGTGGACTACGCAAAACAGGTCGAGAAGGAACTCGTGAACGCCGGCGTCCGTGTGGAAGTCGACGAATCCAATGAGAAGCTCGGCTACAAGATCCGCCAGTGCGAATTGCAGAAGATTCCGTACAAGATTATTGTAGGCGAAAAGGAACAGGCTGAAGGCGTTATCGCAGTCAACAAGAGAAAGGAAGGCGATAAGGGTCAAATGACCGTTGCTGACTTCCTCAAGATGACGGAAGAAGACCGCAAGGTTGTGCGTTAA
- a CDS encoding phosphatase PAP2 family protein, translating into MKVLKKTFIAIALFGAALVSYAADVKPYVEADALPDALNYYPAPPDTMSPQFMYDISQYMWGKTMRLDSARAALAVAQAVETIEEMAAMFSEPFGMEISAKKTPAIMNVLERGIRTLKQVGSKAKRHYMRRRPYDRFNEPTLVPAEEERLRTNGSYPSGHTIRAWSMAMLLIEVNPAAQDALLKYAYEWGQSRVIAGFHWQSDVDASKVLVSGAYPSLHTNEIFMADMRKAQAEFKKLNAAAGKAAAGKAGKK; encoded by the coding sequence ATGAAAGTTCTTAAGAAAACCTTTATTGCAATCGCCCTTTTCGGGGCTGCCTTAGTGAGCTATGCCGCCGATGTCAAACCCTATGTGGAAGCGGATGCGCTTCCGGACGCGCTGAACTATTACCCTGCACCCCCTGATACCATGTCGCCGCAGTTCATGTACGACATCTCGCAGTACATGTGGGGTAAAACGATGCGCCTAGACTCTGCCCGTGCAGCCCTTGCGGTGGCCCAGGCGGTAGAAACGATCGAAGAGATGGCTGCAATGTTCAGCGAACCCTTCGGCATGGAAATTTCGGCAAAGAAGACTCCTGCCATCATGAATGTTCTCGAACGCGGAATCCGGACGCTTAAGCAGGTGGGGAGCAAGGCCAAAAGGCACTACATGAGGCGCCGCCCTTACGACCGCTTCAATGAACCGACGCTTGTCCCCGCCGAAGAAGAAAGACTAAGAACAAATGGATCCTATCCGTCAGGACATACCATTCGTGCGTGGTCGATGGCCATGCTGCTAATCGAGGTGAACCCGGCTGCCCAGGATGCCCTGCTGAAATACGCCTACGAATGGGGCCAGAGCCGCGTGATTGCCGGATTCCACTGGCAAAGCGACGTGGACGCCTCCAAGGTGCTTGTCTCGGGCGCCTACCCGAGCTTGCATACAAATGAAATTTTTATGGCCGACATGCGCAAAGCCCAGGCAGAATTCAAGAAACTGAATGCCGCGGCAGGGAAGGCTGCTGCTGGGAAGGCCGGGAAGAAGTAA
- a CDS encoding C40 family peptidase: MLSRFRTVVPILALLCLGLTCCSFPVRTGYDRSIGDYKSVPPSETASTPPKEEPPAPPQETAQEAPSDSTKHMNSAEKARAAINKKEAAKAAKKAAPKSSLESYARQWMGAKYVYGKATRTKTDCSGFVMQVYKGYYNIELDHSSSKMYKDSRGKSVSRGGLKEGDLVFFGSLWKIDHVGIYLGGGRFIHASTSKGVMISPMQDKYWGHKYQGARRFK; this comes from the coding sequence ATGCTTTCTCGTTTTAGAACCGTAGTTCCCATACTAGCCCTACTCTGCTTAGGACTCACGTGTTGCTCTTTCCCGGTGCGCACGGGCTACGACCGAAGCATTGGCGACTACAAGAGCGTCCCGCCAAGCGAGACCGCCTCCACCCCGCCCAAAGAAGAGCCTCCGGCACCTCCACAGGAGACCGCACAAGAAGCCCCGTCGGATTCGACTAAACACATGAATTCCGCCGAAAAGGCCCGCGCCGCCATCAACAAGAAAGAAGCCGCCAAGGCCGCCAAAAAAGCGGCACCGAAAAGCAGTCTCGAATCTTACGCAAGACAATGGATGGGGGCCAAGTACGTCTACGGCAAAGCCACCAGAACAAAGACAGACTGTTCCGGATTCGTGATGCAAGTTTACAAGGGCTACTACAACATTGAACTTGACCACAGTTCCTCCAAAATGTACAAGGACAGTCGCGGAAAATCCGTAAGTCGCGGAGGACTCAAAGAAGGCGACCTCGTATTCTTCGGAAGCCTCTGGAAGATCGACCATGTAGGAATCTACTTGGGCGGAGGCCGCTTTATTCATGCAAGCACCAGCAAGGGCGTCATGATTTCGCCTATGCAAGACAAGTACTGGGGCCACAAGTACCAAGGCGCCAGAAGATTTAAGTAA